One stretch of Narcine bancroftii isolate sNarBan1 chromosome 8, sNarBan1.hap1, whole genome shotgun sequence DNA includes these proteins:
- the c8h11orf68 gene encoding UPF0696 protein C11orf68 homolog, with protein MSDREEDEAPEECQEEEDYAAEALAWDMEPWAVFDGRKTPRAEFDDWLDSNRPSRWPGEGAELPTGWVTVRGPGSPPPAEPGDAAGLQEDWERLLSSGRAVTHQSVWELAQNRRVLGGRWLMRLDTGFKADQAWGRVARAVLDGRLPAAAVSPLCPPSGTQHVICVPGDDFTDLAQVVGLDATIRSLGIKCPLSYRPDAYRHLGLYRGNHWKLCPTIYESHYDLECIPRRSRILDKMSMQELT; from the coding sequence ATGAGTGACCGCGAGGAGGACGAAGCGCCTGAGGAGTGCCAGGAGGAGGAGGACTATGCGGCCGAGGCCCTGGCCTGGGACATGGAGCCCTGGGCAGTCTTTGACGGGCGCAAGACCCCCCGGGCTGAGTTCGATGACTGGCTGGACAGCAACAGGCCGTCCAGGTGGCCAGGGGAGGGCGCTGAGCTGCCGACAGGCTGGGTCACCGTCCGCGGGCCGGGCAGCCCACCGCCAGCCGAGCCGGGGGATGCGGCTGGCCTGCAAGAGGACTGGGAGAGGCTGCTGTCAAGCGGGAGGGCCGTCACCCACCAGAGCGTGTGGGAGCTGGCGCAGAACCGGCGGGTGCTGGGCGGCAGGTGGCTGATGCGGCTGGACACGGGCTTCAAGGCGGACCAGGCCTGGGGCAGGGTGGCCAGGGCAGTGCTGGACGGCAGGCTGCCCGCCGCTGCCGTCAGCCCCCTCTGCCCGCCCTCGGGCACCCAACACGTCATCTGCGTGCCCGGCGATGACTTCACTGACCTGGCACAGGTGGTGGGCCTGGACGCCACCATTCGTTCCCTCGGCATCAAGTGCCCACTCTCCTACAGGCCCGACGCCTACAGGCACCTGGGCCTGTATCGAGGCAACCACTGGAAGCTGTGCCCCACCATCTACGAGAGCCATTACGACCTAGAATGCATTCCCCGCCGTTCCCGCATCCTGGACAAGATGAGCATGCAGGAGTTGACCTAG
- the LOC138740813 gene encoding LOW QUALITY PROTEIN: dr1-associated corepressor-like (The sequence of the model RefSeq protein was modified relative to this genomic sequence to represent the inferred CDS: inserted 1 base in 1 codon) encodes MPSKKKKYNARFPPARIKKIMQTDEEIGKVAAAVPVIISRALELFLDSLLTKACHVTQSRNAKTMTTSHLKQCIELEQQFDFLKDLVAAVPDMXGENEDIHTEGDKAPRRGRKAGPGRRNANGGAGAKGKDKKQSSTESEQEDESEDSETDEEVASRSSTDKAGDQIQSPESAFSSPPPSTLPIPMFPPATNALSMPARVLVTHAQDGEDEDYDS; translated from the exons ATGCcgtcgaagaagaagaaatacAACGCCCGCTTCCCGCCG GCCAGGATAAAGAAGATCATGCAAACGGATGAAGAGATCGGAAAAGTTGCTGCTGCTGTTCCCGTAATAATCT CCCGAGCATTGGAGCTGTTCCTGGACTCGCTGCTAACCAAGGCTTGTCACGTAACCCAGTCGAGGAATGCCAAGACCATGACAACATCGCACCT GAAGCAGTGCATCGAGCTGGAGCAGCAATTCGATTTCCTAAAGGATTTGGTGGCTGCCGTGCCAGATA CAGGGGAAAATGAGGATATCCACACGGAAGGGGACAAGGCTCCTCGCAG GGGTAGGAAAGCCGGACCGGGCCGCAGGAATGCCAACGGAGGGGCAGGGGCGAAAGGCAAGGACAAGAAGCAGTCCAGTACGGAGTCGGAGCAGGAG GACGAATCTGAAGACAGCGAGACAGACGAGGAGGTGGCTTCTCGCTCCAGCACAGACAAAGCTGGCGACCAGATCCAGAG ccccgAGTCTGCCTTCAGCAGTCCGCCGCCGTCGACGTTGCCGATCCCCATGTTCCCGCCGGCAACGAACGCCCTGTCCATGCCTGCCCGCGTCCTGGTGACCCACGCCCAAGATGGCGAGGACGAGGACTACGACTCTTAG
- the LOC138740811 gene encoding cystatin-like isoform X1 codes for MAAGVRGGRDASGSEGTSQQWRRLGGCWCWPRSWPGSGPMPGGLVPVPANADDLVNASLAAEKDYNQRSNDKYYQVVARVVTAYKQVVAGLMYHLRLELGRTDCRKSSATSQRCNIQNSCLTKVWYPPRVGLPQVTMERCSLETE; via the exons ATGGCGGCGGGTGTGCGGGGCGGAAGAGACGCGAGCGGAAGCGAAGGTACGTCACAGCAATGGCGGCGTCTGGGTGGTTGCTGGTGCTGGCCTCGCTCCTGGCCGGGGTCCGGGCCCATGCCCGGGGGCCTGGTCCCCGTCCCCGCGAACGCGGACGACTTAGTGAATGCGTCGCTTGCGGCGGAGAAAGACTACAACCAGAGGTCGAACGATAAATATTACCAAGTCGTGGCCCGGGTGGTGACGGCGTACAaacag GTCGTGGCCGGGTTAATGTACCACCTGCGTCTGGAGCTGGGGAGAACGGATTGCAGGAAGTCCAGCGCCACCTCTCAGAGGTGCAACATCCAGAATTCTTGCCTCACCAAG GTCTGGTACCCACCCAGGGTAGGTCTCCCACAGGTGACGATGGAGAGATGTTCCCTGGAAACCGAGTGA
- the LOC138740811 gene encoding cystatin-like isoform X2 — protein MAAGVRGGRDASGSEGTSQQWRRLGGCWCWPRSWPGSGPMPGGLVPVPANADDLVNASLAAEKDYNQRSNDKYYQVVARVVTAYKQVVAGLMYHLRLELGRTDCRKSSATSQRCNIQNSCLTKVSQERGVLPVRQILP, from the exons ATGGCGGCGGGTGTGCGGGGCGGAAGAGACGCGAGCGGAAGCGAAGGTACGTCACAGCAATGGCGGCGTCTGGGTGGTTGCTGGTGCTGGCCTCGCTCCTGGCCGGGGTCCGGGCCCATGCCCGGGGGCCTGGTCCCCGTCCCCGCGAACGCGGACGACTTAGTGAATGCGTCGCTTGCGGCGGAGAAAGACTACAACCAGAGGTCGAACGATAAATATTACCAAGTCGTGGCCCGGGTGGTGACGGCGTACAaacag GTCGTGGCCGGGTTAATGTACCACCTGCGTCTGGAGCTGGGGAGAACGGATTGCAGGAAGTCCAGCGCCACCTCTCAGAGGTGCAACATCCAGAATTCTTGCCTCACCAAG GTGAGTCAAGAAAGGGGAGTGCTACCAGTGCGCCAGATCCTCCCTTGA